The region tgTGCGTATGCTTCACATTTTTCACCCGATAGGGAATATGTATTACCACTTTTTtcctgaaacaaaaaaaaatattgcaaggttttttttacaaatttatacaaaaacaaggttttttttcgaatgtcttacacatttctctctttttgatatttcatatatttgtttatcttATATTGTGGATACTTACGATTCAATTGATTGATGCAACAATGCAAAACTTATTAGGAACAAGATGGTAtactgcaataaataaaaataaaaataaaaatgcattattatcatataatctaGTTACtttgtgaatattatatagaatcttCTCGGCCAAATAAAAGTAGAATGATAGAAATACTACATTAGAactaattattgaataaaaaattataaaattgagggagaataaatattattcaattcaatttaattaaaataaatatttttaatttaaaataaatttcaaattaaatgtttaaattaaatgtttaatttaattaaaacttaaatatatattattaaatgtttaatttaattaaaatttaaataaatatatttgataatgtaATGAAGACATCTTACCAggaatttattcattatgaaAAACTTGTTTTgcttctacaattttttttctcgaaacacCCTAGTCGATTGAAAGATACCGTCTATGCGTCGCACAGATATAAGCCAAACGTTTATATAGTGCAAGCAGCAACTAATGGGAGGGGGATGTATAAAGTATTTCACGAAACTCTTCCCAGCGTGCACTCAATGCACTATCATATGTGATTACCTAGAATACCGAATCACGAAACTCCTTTTGCCTCTGGATTTTCACctggaaaacatttttcaatatgtgGCAAGCCTAGAAACATAAAATGATACATTTGTCATCTTTCaacatattatgtatatcaaataacaatacttcaaacatatttattttaaaattatttatttttgatatcaacGTTCGCAAAgtaagaagaataaaattattacttactcATGTGTGTTTttatctatgaaaaaaaaatttctaatagtAGCAAATCATGTGTACATAGAGATTATGAGTCTTCGCGAACTGTAATTTAGCAGAGAAATGAATATCGAAACATTAGTCTCCTTGAAGCTCCTCTGTTGAGCAAACAAAACAAATCGTTCCATCTAATCAAATGCAGTATGACGTACGCGAGTCAATTAAAAGTGAAATCTTGACGTAGCGCTGGAAAGCACCGTAAGAAATGCCACCTATATGCGTGTGCAGATACATCGCGATTTCTGCGATTAGCAATTTTTATCCAACGCCGATTCCGGCcgaggaaaaagaagaaatggaCGAGAAGATCGCCGCGGCGTGACCGCCTTGACTAGCGTGATCGTATAATCGTCGGCTGCGTTGATTTCACGGCAACATTAATTTTAGAGAATGAGTGAAAAAATCAATCGATTCGAGGACCATAATCGTATTGTTTGGAAAATACGTTGATTTATCCGTTTCCTCTCTTTGACACGCTCAACATATCCCTCGatctatatgtaatatgtatgtaattctTGCGATTGATgctattttcttctcttttagtttaaatatatttctttttatatcaaagttCTAATTTGCGCGGAAATTTTCGGTTTGTTTTGCTTATGAGATATATTTCACGTATCTCTGATAATCTCGCAAATATCTCGCATTTTGTACAGataaattcgtaaaatttttgtttaattagcTTAAATAAGATATCTGAATTAGATTGTATCCTGAATTTTCTCTAACAGTTTTctttcgtataatatttttgtttttcactAATATTGCCCCATTTTTTCCAAATcgctagtttttttttctcgctttcAATGTAAAGATCTTAAATGTAAACGTTTACATTtaacgttaaaaattatattataaatgtatctaAGACCCACATCAAAACTTTCTAATACTAACCTGAGCGGATCTCTAATTGcagtttaataacaataataatcgcatcttttctcatattatttttccatttgtcATGCAATATATAACTTATGTCAATAGAGAGTAAAAACAAaccaaatatgaaatattatttatttattttcaatatataaacaattgacGTATTAGATAGAAATACATCATTTGAAAtcttaactattattattataacttatgtacaatatttaaaagtaatacaattaaagatacatattcaagatatatatctaatgaaattgataaaactttgaaaaataatttgttaatgacattttttttatatgtgagataatttaatacatatataaatgacatgactcacatatatgtaatttatatctaaattaatatctatatttaatatcattttggATGCAGAAGCAACTGTTTTTGCAACGTAAGTGCATTtgatgtgtaattttttatcgcacagattattttaatcgatcaATTGCTATACAGGAtatagatacacacacacacacacatacacacacacatatatatatatatatatatatacatacacacacatttatacatGTAGATACGCGTGCAGACAATCTTTatgatttttgcataaaacataaagagtcaaaaatcatttttggaatataattACGCGTTACAGTCGTCGTTTATGAAGGAACGCGCATAATCGCATAAGAACGCGAGTCAATCGtgcctaaaaaaaaagaaagagaatctcgttatcaatataaataaagcatcAAGTAGTGCTCGACTTTGCTTTCGAAATCgttcttgaaaattttgattttctcgCGACTGTCGTTCCCTTGGTCGTACTACTAATCATCGGCTTCTGCGTCGTGACTGTCCTTGTAGTACTATTCAATTCCGGTCTCTTCATTATGTATATTGCTTTCTTCATTACCATAGGCCTTTTCGATAGCTCTagttttcttgttttatcaCTCGATATGGAAATTTTGATCGCGCCGTTTGTCAATGATTTTTCAGTCGATTTATCGCTCGACTTTTCAGTCGTACCGATCGATTTTTCAGTCGTACCGCTCGATATCTTAATCGTATCGCTCGATTTCTTAATCGTATTGCTCTTCAAATGACTTGTCAATTGATTGGTCGATTTCTGCATCACATTCACGGTCGGTTTAATTACGCTAGCTTCGGTCGCGACTAATCTCTCTGCCATACTGCTTATCAAAACGTTCTCGATCGCTTTCATCAGCAGTTTCCCCGGCGGTTTCTCCGTCGTCGTGCTATCGCTCTTGATTACGTTGATCGACAATGACGATCCTTTCGTCGTCCCGTTGCCGCTCATCGATTTAGGACTCTCGGTCGTTGTCATTAACTGCGATGATCCCTTTGTCACACTTGCGGCTGTTGGACTCTTCGCGGTGACATTCGGTTGCAAAGTTTCAATCGTGTTACTCGTTGTCGATTTCACCACCGTTATCGATTCGCTATTGACAGCTGATTGCGTCTGCTTTTCAACGATCCTTACGGTACTCTCGGAACGAGGCGTCGATACGGTCGTGGATCTCGATCGCTCGCACTCGTTTTGTTCTCCCGAGGCGGTCGAACATCTCGGATTTCGAGCAATCGCGCCGCCGCGATGTTTATTATTCCGACGTGACTGATCGGCGCCTTCTCGGGAGGGCTTCCTCGTGGATCGATCTTCGAAGAGTGGCTGTCGTTCCGTTGCAGCGATCTTTGCCAGCTCGGCTTCGTATGCGTCATGCCAATCCGCGTTCTCGTGCACGAATACAACCGGTTGCCATCTCCCGCGATTGTCATCGATCCCGGCGCCGGTGATCTTCTCGAAACTCGATTCGCTCTTCTGTCGCTTCGACTTACCCCATATTACTTGGGACGCTGGCTCGCCGGCCGTATTCGATGAATCCGTTATCCCGTGCGAGTTATAACGCGGATGCCGAATCGCGGTTGTCGTAGACTCGAACGTTCGATTCGTTTGATTTTCCGTTCGATAACCGGGCAAGTAAGACGGTGGATCTATGACTCGAAGCGCGTTATTAGAACTCGCAGCCACTTGCTTTTCATAGGAGTTCGGTGAAAATTGAACGTTAGGCTTCTCATGAGAATTCGAATAGGCACTTGGCCCgttgaaaagattattttgctTTTCGTAAGAAGCCGCGTAGGAACTCGGAGCGCTGTAAAATTCGTTTTGACTTTGATAAGAGCCCGAATAGAAACTCGGAGCTCCGTTGAATTCATTCTGATTCTGATAAGAGTTCGAATAGGAACTCGGAGCGTTGTTGAACTCATTCTGCTTGTGATACGAGGTCGTGATGGGCCGATATGTGCTCGGATGGGTATCGTGAATCTCATTCTGCTTGTAAGATGTCGAGTAGGAATTCGGGGCGTTGTAGGAGCTTGGGTAGAATCCGGAAGCAGAATTAATAGCGTCGTTGTATTGCTCGTACGAGGTCGAGTACGAACTACTAGGACCGGTGAGAACATCGCTCGGCACTTTGTAAGTATCCGCGTAAGAACTGGAACTGGGTTCCATCGGTGCGAGCGGATGCGGAGCGATTTGCCGGAAAGGCAAACGGTGCGTACTTAATTGATACCAAGGCTCTACCGAAGGACTCTTCGAATCACCTTCGCTTTCAATCGGCAGCGTTGCGTTTTCTTTCGCGAGCAGCTCCTTCACCTTATTCATAACTTCCTCACCCGCTGCTTGATACTGATAATACGAAGCCGCCGATTCGCTCAACAATTGTTGCTCGTAATTCTGAAGGTTACGCATGTCCGTCAAGCGATTTTTATCGCTCTCTGCTTTGTTCGGAGGTATCGCGGGCGAAGAACTCCCTTTGTTTTCCTGATTCTTCGAAGAATTCTGTGGGTTTTTAATCAGTAGTTTGGTCGATTGCAATCCTTTAGCATAGCTGACGTTTCGAGGCGGATAAACCACGTGATGGCGATTGGAGGAAGAGGCGAACAACGCATCGCCCGATACTACGGGATGTACTGTTCCGTGATGAGCATGATTCAGAAGCATGGCGGTGGGATCGATGATTGAGGGAATCGGGATGAAGGGGTTCATTTGCTTCTCCGCGTCGATCACAGGAACCGCTAACTGCGTGACGAAGCGCACCATCACCTGGCTCGAATCAAGCGGCTCTATCAATCGCAAATAGATCTTGCGCTTGGATCCGGGCATCTGAATAGGCACAAGCGGGCCCAGTTCGTTCTTAGGAGGGTCCAGCAATTGATGCAGGATGTCAACGATGGAGTCGAAGACTCCATTCTTCTTCGTGGTGACGCGAAAAACAGGTTCGATGCGAATCGGTCCCTCGTCGTGAATCACGTCGGGAATTGAATCCAGCCGGTTGTCGTTCAGCTCGCGTGTCGACGATCCGACGATCGAGCGAGTCTTGATGTGTCTTGTCGGATTTCTCGAGTAGCCGCGATTATAACgatgctgttgttgttgttgagATTCAGATCGAAACTCATGGTTTCTCTTGGGCTTCTCGATTCGTGTCTGTGGCTGAAACTGTCGCGACTTGGGGAATATGTCGGAAATCTCAGGGATGggatttatctcttttctcgcCGTGACATCTTTAACAGCCAATTCCTCTTGCGAccttgcgattttttttatcctgaAGAAgtcaattgtaaattatatgcatgcattatttaaatataaaatgcgataGAAAAACGCGAaaagacaaattaaatattgaaaatacaaatttttaattttattttatgtaattttattagatatttatagcaATTTATAGAtacttttatt is a window of Cataglyphis hispanica isolate Lineage 1 chromosome 4, ULB_Chis1_1.0, whole genome shotgun sequence DNA encoding:
- the LOC126849146 gene encoding NK-tumor recognition protein-like, which encodes MKLTCFITVCACLSSTVFADEIKHLNRIKKIARSQEELAVKDVTARKEINPIPEISDIFPKSRQFQPQTRIEKPKRNHEFRSESQQQQQHRYNRGYSRNPTRHIKTRSIVGSSTRELNDNRLDSIPDVIHDEGPIRIEPVFRVTTKKNGVFDSIVDILHQLLDPPKNELGPLVPIQMPGSKRKIYLRLIEPLDSSQVMVRFVTQLAVPVIDAEKQMNPFIPIPSIIDPTAMLLNHAHHGTVHPVVSGDALFASSSNRHHVVYPPRNVSYAKGLQSTKLLIKNPQNSSKNQENKGSSSPAIPPNKAESDKNRLTDMRNLQNYEQQLLSESAASYYQYQAAGEEVMNKVKELLAKENATLPIESEGDSKSPSVEPWYQLSTHRLPFRQIAPHPLAPMEPSSSSYADTYKVPSDVLTGPSSSYSTSYEQYNDAINSASGFYPSSYNAPNSYSTSYKQNEIHDTHPSTYRPITTSYHKQNEFNNAPSSYSNSYQNQNEFNGAPSFYSGSYQSQNEFYSAPSSYAASYEKQNNLFNGPSAYSNSHEKPNVQFSPNSYEKQVAASSNNALRVIDPPSYLPGYRTENQTNRTFESTTTAIRHPRYNSHGITDSSNTAGEPASQVIWGKSKRQKSESSFEKITGAGIDDNRGRWQPVVFVHENADWHDAYEAELAKIAATERQPLFEDRSTRKPSREGADQSRRNNKHRGGAIARNPRCSTASGEQNECERSRSTTVSTPRSESTVRIVEKQTQSAVNSESITVVKSTTSNTIETLQPNVTAKSPTAASVTKGSSQLMTTTESPKSMSGNGTTKGSSLSINVIKSDSTTTEKPPGKLLMKAIENVLISSMAERLVATEASVIKPTVNVMQKSTNQLTSHLKSNTIKKSSDTIKISSGTTEKSIGTTEKSSDKSTEKSLTNGAIKISISSDKTRKLELSKRPMVMKKAIYIMKRPELNSTTRTVTTQKPMISSTTKGTTVARKSKFSRTISKAKSSTT